The nucleotide sequence CTCAAGTCATTCCTTTTAATATATACTTGCAGAACACATGCTGTTTTATGCAAGTGAGAAGTATCCTTTGGAGGATAGTTATTCTACATACATCTCCGAGGTACTTAATATTGTACCTTTTGGTACTTAAGTTATTTTATTTGAAAATTTACATTTActcaagtatatatatgtatatatttacaaacttaaagcaTGGAGGCCGTACCAACGCCTATACAACGTCAGAGCAAACCAACTATTACTTCGATGTTAATGCCGACTGTTTTGACGAGGCTTTAGATAGGTACATTTCATTTTTGACAACTAAGTCATCAACTTAAATTGTAGTAATCTACTATCTCGTGTATAAATATGCCCTTTTTGTTAAGATTTGCACAGTTCTTTATTAAGCCGCTGATGTCATCCGATGCTACTACACGGGAAATAAAAGCTGTCGACTCTGGTCAGCAtcaatttaatagtttttcgttcaACTACTCTATATATTTGATTGATAATGTTGTGGTCATACATTTATTTTACTCTTTTTATACAGAAAATCAGAAGAACTTACTCTCTGATGCATGGAGAATGAATCAGGTAATATCGATCACAAATATCAATCAATGCTACATTATACAATCCtggatatataattaaataattactatatgtaatatgtaataataatGGGTTTTCTAACTTCATTGTTGTATGTATAGCCTTCATCGAAGCGTCTTTTTTCTATTATTTGTATCTTAAAATTTTTTCCCCGTAGTATTGCTATAAATGCCTatcttattgttttttttttttttgtttgtcacATTCTTCATTTTATACCTTCCACATTTAAGTAACATCATCCAATCTTATTGTTGTGGTACAAGTTCTgactttttgttttttttcttaaaCGTACTTATCAGTTGCAAAAACATCTCAGCGCAGAAGGTCATCCTTACCACAAGTTCAGTACAGGTTAGCATTTCATGTTCCTTATCCAATTGCATAACAGTTGTATGCAGTACTAGTTATAGTGCGTTGGTTTCAGTATTCAAAATGTTAATGCTGCACATAAAACTATATAACATCTTATGGTACAACTTTATTCCGAATGTGGTTGCTAAAATGTTATATCCTCTATCAAATATGTACAGATAAAGGTTGTACCTTTTCTTGAATCAAAGAAATTTGTTGTGTGTGTCACAAATTTAGCTTCACAAATTGCTAAGTAACACtcggttttttttttgttttttttttgtttttcactTAATAGGGAACTGGGATACACTTGAGGTGAAGCCAAAATCAAGAGGAGTCGATACGAGGGATGAACTTCTGAAGTTTTACAAAGAAAATTACTCAGCTAACCTTATGAACCTAGTTGTCTATACAAAAGGTATGTGTGTTACGTTTTAACTGCCTTGTTGTATTGATTCAGTAGCTCATGCTATTAATCGTTGCATTTGATTTTTATTATTTTAGATAGCTTGGATAAAATTGAAAGTAGTGTATTGAATAAATTTGAAGAAATAAGAAATATTGATCGTAGTGAACCTATTTTCCCTGGTCAACCCTGCACCTCTGAGCATCTTCAGGTAATTACACAAGTGATATTTGGCTTTCTTTGCTTGTTAATCTACTTTTATGGCCATTATCCACCCAAAGATCTAGGATAATAGTTacgaaattaaattatatattaattgatatatttgttTCAATAATAAGTATACGCATAAATTTTTATGTACTAAGTTCTTTATTATTACATTTTGTTCGACAGTTTTAGTTATAATAATAGCATGAAAGGCTAAAATTTTGGGCTGTGCTATTGATGTATTGCAAATAATCCAATAGGATAAAGAAACGTTATATTTTTTACAAGAGAAACATGCAAAGTGATTTCCAAAATAAAGAATGCTTACTGCATTTACTCGAACACTTTCCTAGATTTATTTTCTTAAAAAAAAGCCAAAAAAATTCCTTGCATCTTAAAGTTCCACATCAGCATAGTTGATCGTTACATTGTGCCAAATCAACCTAACGACATCAGCTTAATCCACTTTTTAAAGACTGGTTTGTTGTTAAAAGAAGAGGCAATTGTGAAGATGTATTATGTTGCTAATTTGTTATCTTCTTTGATTTGTTTATCAGATTATTGTGAAAACTGTTCCTGTAAAACGTGGCAACAAGCTGAGAATTGCATGGCCGATTACACCTGGCATTCATCATTACATGGAAGGACCAAGCAAGTATCTTGGTCACTTAATTGGTCATGAAGGAGAAGGATCCCTCTTCTATATCTTGAAGAAGTTGGGTAAGTGTTTAGCATTATCGTAACCTTTTCGACACCCCTTTTAATTTTTTCCTtgcgtatatatattttcattttactaTACTTAATTGATTACTTACATGAAATTGGTTGCAGGCTGGGCAACAAGTTTATCTGCTGGTGAATCAGAAGGGACTAAGGAATTTTCATTCTTTAAAGTGGTTATTGATCTAAGTGATGCTGGTCATGGTCAGTGTTTCTAGGTTTAGGTGTATCGATGTTCATTTCTTCTTCGTTTAGCCATAAAAATGACATTGTTTGCAAATTATGTTTCATGAAACGCGTGGCTGTTTTTTCAACCTGAAAACATCAGCAAATGTTGAACATATCATTGGGCTTCTTTTCAAATACATTTCACTCTTGCAACAATCTGGTGTTTGCAAGTGGATCTTTGATGAGGTACACATGCAGACTAATGTTAATTTTCGTGAATTGTATGGTTTTTGCATACAGCTAAAGATCAGATCATTATCATTGCTACAGGCTGTCATATACTGTTACATTCTTCTTTGATTATTAACTGACTTTGTGATATATTGATTCATGTCTTTGCTCATTTATATAACGATGTATTATTGTTTTTTTTCTTGAAAGGGATGTATTATTGTTTTGGGTCATCATATTATGTTGTATGCTTCTTTATTTTTTGacgtataatatattttatatgatTTGTAAAGCTTTCAGCAATCAGCGAGATGACTTTCCATTATCAGGATAAGAATCCTCCAATTGATTATGTAGTGATGATTTCATCGAATATGCAGGTATTTGCATTAtcgtagtttcaaactttttcctATGAATCTTTAAATTTGAATTGTGATAGTAGCTCTTCAAATTGTTCGCGATTGGTTAGGTTTAGCCATTTCTAATAacatacaaaataaaataaaaaaatttgtatGGTGTCAGAGCCATATTTCACCACTCACTTCAAACGTCATGCATTTTCTATGAGACTGCATACGAAGACTATAGCTGTTACTTTTGTAGTTGATGAAAAATCTTGCTGTTGGTAGTTAGTACAACAATATGATCGCAATTACTTCTTGAGTTGATGTTCTTTTccttcatttttattataaaaaaatatgttATTCTTCTTTTACTACTTATTTGAATAAACATTTCGAACAAATTGACAGTTGTATCCTCCAAAAGATTGGCTAGTTGGGTCATCTTTACCTTCAAACTACTCCCCAGACGTTATTCGATCTACGCTAAATGAGCTCACTCCAAATAACGTCAGGTAACTAATACTGCCTTCCAAAAATAAAGTAGTGTAACTTATCGTTGAATACTATCATAGAATATACAAGCAACAATAACGTGATAGCTCTGTATTTTTTTCAGTTATCTCATTTAACTCGTAGCAAATTTAAATTGATAATGAAAACACTCGTCCTTACGatattcattttttttctttctatccagGATTTTTTGGGAATCGACAAATTTTGAGGGGCACACTAACCTTACGGAACCATGGTATGGAACTGCATTTTCTGTTGAGAAAATCACTAGTTCCATCATTCAGGTTTGGACCTATTCATATTTATATACGGGCATTTGATAATTCCACCATCATTTTTGATAAATCCACCGAACCTGTGCATTGGCAAGTTGTACCCTACAACTTATTAATGCACACATATAGTGGATTTATCAAAAATGGTGGTGGAAATATTACAAACCATTATATTATTGTTTGACATTTTTCATACTGACTATTGAATACTCTAATTTTATATGGGTAAATTATAGGAGTGGATGAACAGAGCCCCTGAAGAAAATTTACATTTGCCCAGTCCTAATTTATTTATACCTACTGATTTATCAATTAAGAATGTTCAGGAGAAGGTATGATTAGTGTTATAATAAGTCGAATTTTATCATCGAACATTAAAGCTCATGGTTTCATAAATAAATAAACAGGCTACTGTTCCGATTATGTTGAGGAAATCAGAATATTCAAGGTTGTGGTACAAACCCGACACAACATTTTTTATTCCCAAAGCTTTCGTTAAGTTTGATTTTTACTGTCCATTTGGTGGAAACTCCCCTGAAGCAAACGTTCTTACTGACATTTCAACACGCTTATTGATGGATTACTTGAATGAATATGGTTAGTCATAAAAAGCTTCCTTAAATCAGGACTATTGGTTTTTAAATTTTTGAAATTGTGTGTTTGAGACAcgtactatatgtatatacatgtgtTACTGAATGTTAGTATATTACAATCTAAATATATCTTATCTTACATTTCAGCTTATGATGCTCAAGTTGCTGGACTTTATTATGCCATTTCTCATACTGAAAATGGGTTTCAGGTAACTACGTTCTTAGATTCCGTTGGTATGAGCTGAGATGAGATATAACAATTAATATAAAGATATTGCATATTtgcaatattgaccaacatatattttcGTTATTTTGACTCGTTTAATACAATTGCATTGATAAACGTTCAGGTTATTTTAACTGGATATAATCACAAGTTGAAGATTTTACTTGAGACAGTAATCGAGAAAATTGCGACTTTTGAAGTAAAAACAGACAGGTTCTATGTGATCAAGGTAAAAATGACTTGCATAACGATATATTTTTTTATTGTAAAATAGTGACTTACGGGTCAAGTTATGAGACGTAAATTAATAGTTGAGTTTAACAagtatgagttttttttttttttttttttttttccccccTGAATTTTTGAAGGAATTGGTCAAAAAGGAATATGAAAATATCAAGTTTCAACAACCATATCAGCAAGCTATGTATTATTGTTCGTTACTTGTAGAAGATCAGTCCTGGTCTTGGAATGATAAGTTCAATGTTCTTACTGCTCTTGAACCTGAACATCTGTCCAAATATTATCCTCAAATTCTGTCAAGGCTCTTCATAGAGGGATATGCAGCAGGTAATTTTTCTTGTACAAGTTACGTGTTGTTTCTTTTGTTTTATTTTTCTTAGACAAGCATGTTAAAAGTCACTAACGGGGTCCGAACGCGATGTCGGAGACCACCCACCCGTTAATATCCACAACACCTGAAGAGGAACCCGTCTTTTTCGGGGGAGGTAAAACCTTTGGTGAGACTCGAACCCTGGACATACGATTCTTTTTCGAGTACCCCATGCCACTCAGCCAAAGGCTCGGTGGTTGTTTCTTTTGTTTTATACATAACTTTAACATTTTGTTTATTTGTTCACGATCAGGGAATATTGAACCAAATGAAGCTGAATTATTGATTCAGCAGGTTGAGAATGTACTTTTTGATGCTGCCAAGCCTTTGGCTCAAGCTCTATTTCCGTCTCAGCATCTCGCAAATAGGATCGTCAATCTTGAAAAGGGAACTAAATATCACTTTACAAAAGAGGGATTAAATCCAAGTGACGAAAATTCGGCTCTTCTTCATTACATTCAGGTTAGATTCAAGGAACTATTTATACTTTAGATATAATTTTCACTTAATCCCTTAACTAGACTAAAGGGCATTAATTAATGCCTATATATCAACTTACTTTTTGGTTGGCATATGATCGATCATGCACAAATGCTCGTAAGTTGCTATATAAACATAAAAATTTTAATCTAGCGATCACAATACATTatatgaacttttttttttttgacaaaattatATGAGGCGTCCCTGTGGTTTACCCCAGATTTCATGCGGGGGCCATAAAATTATTTTTTTTGACGTGTGGGATCCTCGTACTTTACACTCGTTTCGCGAGGGGTCCCTGTGAGTAACGTGTGGGGTCCTCATACTTTACACTCGTTAAGTTGTATCCGTAAACCACAGGGACCCCTCGCGAAACAAGTGTAAAGTACGAGGATCCCACATGTCAGGAAAAAAAAACTTAGGGACGCCTCATGTAATTTTGTCTTCTCTTTTtattttgttatttatttatttatttttttgtaaatGAACTAATATTCATTTATGTATgtaaattttaatttatatatacagGTGCATCAGGATGATTATAAGCTGAATATTAAACTTCAACTTGTTGCCCTTATTGCTAAGCAACCAGCATTTCACCAACTTAGATCAGTTGAGCAACTTGGTTACATCACCGTGCTTATGCAGAGGTATTCAAAACGCTCAAACAACCTAAAAATTAGtaccttttatattttatacttCAACTCAATTCCAGTTAGTTGATTTAATGAGTAACAATAATGTTTTTTACGAATTGAATAATGTAGGAACGATTCTGGTATCCGAGGAGTACAGTTTATCATACAATCTACAGTAAAGGTGGGGTCAACTTTGTTTTATTGCATGTTTAAAATGTATGATGTATGACTTAAAAATAATGCGATTTCATGAATTTTTTATAGGGACCTAAACATATCGAATCAAGGGTTCAAGCATTTCTCAAGATGTTTGAGAGTAAACTGTATGAGATGCCAGATGACGAGTTCAAGGTTTGAAATTTCATGTTTTTCTTTAATAAATTCCCAAAATTTGGTTGATTATAGATGTGATAATTATTTGTTCATTGGCTAATGAATGGCTCGATCCCAAAACGGTCAAATACGTCTTTTAGCCTAAAATGATGCGTCAATTAAAGTCTTTTTCAATGCTTACAATTTCCAATAACGCTTTATTTTAAACATTTAGATTGTGTTATCGTGTATGATATAGCTTTTTTAAATCATACTTAATCAATCAAtgcaatatttatatatataaaaaaattgttGCATGCGAAAGAAGTGATTGCAGATgaacccaacctgacccatttcgACCCATATTAAACGATTACTTGTTTGAACACAATCCTGTTTTGACGCTGGCCCAACTTGCTGATTTTTGTACTTCTAGTGTAGTACCTGCTTAGTTTTATCGTGGCCATGAAAATGTAAatatccttttttttttttctataccGCATTACCTATTAATTTTTACCTTGTCAtataatattagttttaacttgATGCTCCAAAGAGTCGCATTTATTTAAATCTGTTATTATTAGCCTGCAATCTGTTTTATCTTCACTTGTTTATAACCCATGCAAATTCTATCGTTTAGCCAAGCATGTTAGCTTTGCTTTACGTCTAGCATATGCTGTTCCTTATATAAAACATTAATCGAGTCCATTACTGGATCATTTAAAATCCCAACGCAAAAAGGATGAATGCAGTTTCTTATATACAAATTTGTTGTTATCATATGGCGCAGAGCAATGTTAATGCACTGATTGAGATGAAACTTGAGAAGCACAAAAACTTGAGGGAAGAATCTCGATACTTTTGGCGAGAAATTGAGGACGGGACCCTCAAATTTGATCGCAAAGATCATGAGGTATAAAATTATACTGACTAATTTTATTACAGTGTGTTATGCTTCATGTTACATTTTTTGCTAATATCAGAAGTTTTTCAATTCATAAAACTTATCCGTCATGTTTCATTCGGCACTAAGGGCTTGTTTATTCCCCACTTAATGATCTGTTTCTGTACAAACTCTTAATTCAGTAAGTAAAATTGCCGTTTTGTCACTTAATTAGTATGTTTCTAGGATACATGGAATCAAACACCCCTTTCCAAACATATGAACACATTACTTAATATAAAATAAGTGAACGGCCCCTAAATTCTATGTGAAAAAGACCATATTAACTGGTTGTGATGAAACAGGTTGCTGAATTGAGGCAGTTGACAAAAGCAGAACTAATCCAGTTTTATGATGAGCATATAAAAGCGGGGGCCCAACAAAAGAAGGCGTTAAGCGTGCAAGTATATTCAACCGCACATTCTACAGAGGAGACACCAGATAACACTGAAAGCAATGTTGTTGATATTGATGACGTTTTCAGCTTTAGAAGATCGAGACCTCTGTACGGTTCGTTTAAAGGAGGAATCGGTCATGTGAAGCTGTGAATTAATTCTCCACAAGTGTACCCATTGAAAATGTACTAGTTTAAGGATCGAGTTTGCCTCTCTCAGTGATATGTTTCTTGTTTGCTATTTGCGTTCTTATAACTAAGTACTATAATTTTTGTAACAATTGTATTTGACATTTGACAATGAATATAAAAAAAAGAATGAAAAGAAATTAGCAATTGGTTGATTTTAAATGAGACAATAACAATGATTTGATTCTCTTTTCGAAGATATAAGATGGAGGGTATGAAATTAATAATTCGATTGGTTCCCTAATCGTTATACACTTTATCAATTAAGTATTTTGACTCTACAAGCCTGCCTTCGGGCTTCATGAAGTCTTTGTTGTGGTAAGACAAGAACATTGATTTGATTCTAGGTTTGAAGTTTCAAATATGGATATTAGAGAATGTGTGTTAATGTATGTTTCGGGTGAAATCAACAACAGTTTTCTAGAGGTATAAACTGTTAAATTTGGTTGCAACACTAATGGGGGGCAACCCTTCGTTTTGTGAGGAAAATTGTTAATCAAAACGGCGTGACTTTTGTCGAGAAAATCCGTTGGAGGGATTTCTTGAGTATATTTTATACGAGTAGTACCTAAGATTTTGGGCCCCTTGAATCCCGCAAGGGGGTGCAGCCCCCTTGACCCCCTGTTATTTTTCGCGTTAGTATCTAGTAAACTCTC is from Rutidosis leptorrhynchoides isolate AG116_Rl617_1_P2 chromosome 10, CSIRO_AGI_Rlap_v1, whole genome shotgun sequence and encodes:
- the LOC139872349 gene encoding insulin-degrading enzyme-like 1, peroxisomal, coding for MAVGKQSVEESMEIIKPRTDARLYKIIILPNSLRVLLISDPDTDKCAASMAVGVGSYSDPEGLEGLAHFLEHMLFYASEKYPLEDSYSTYISEHGGRTNAYTTSEQTNYYFDVNADCFDEALDRFAQFFIKPLMSSDATTREIKAVDSENQKNLLSDAWRMNQLQKHLSAEGHPYHKFSTGNWDTLEVKPKSRGVDTRDELLKFYKENYSANLMNLVVYTKDSLDKIESSVLNKFEEIRNIDRSEPIFPGQPCTSEHLQIIVKTVPVKRGNKLRIAWPITPGIHHYMEGPSKYLGHLIGHEGEGSLFYILKKLGWATSLSAGESEGTKEFSFFKVVIDLSDAGHANVEHIIGLLFKYISLLQQSGVCKWIFDELSAISEMTFHYQDKNPPIDYVVMISSNMQLYPPKDWLVGSSLPSNYSPDVIRSTLNELTPNNVRIFWESTNFEGHTNLTEPWYGTAFSVEKITSSIIQEWMNRAPEENLHLPSPNLFIPTDLSIKNVQEKATVPIMLRKSEYSRLWYKPDTTFFIPKAFVKFDFYCPFGGNSPEANVLTDISTRLLMDYLNEYAYDAQVAGLYYAISHTENGFQVILTGYNHKLKILLETVIEKIATFEVKTDRFYVIKELVKKEYENIKFQQPYQQAMYYCSLLVEDQSWSWNDKFNVLTALEPEHLSKYYPQILSRLFIEGYAAGNIEPNEAELLIQQVENVLFDAAKPLAQALFPSQHLANRIVNLEKGTKYHFTKEGLNPSDENSALLHYIQVHQDDYKLNIKLQLVALIAKQPAFHQLRSVEQLGYITVLMQRNDSGIRGVQFIIQSTVKGPKHIESRVQAFLKMFESKLYEMPDDEFKSNVNALIEMKLEKHKNLREESRYFWREIEDGTLKFDRKDHEVAELRQLTKAELIQFYDEHIKAGAQQKKALSVQVYSTAHSTEETPDNTESNVVDIDDVFSFRRSRPLYGSFKGGIGHVKL